The Nostoc sp. PCC 7524 nucleotide sequence AAAACCAAAAAACAACGGTTACAAAGAGTAGCAGAACTGTTAGAAAGAGTGGGTTTAAGTGCAGATGCCATAAATCGCTATCCGCACCAGTTTTCTGGTGGTCAACGCCAGAGAATTTGTATTGCTCGTTCCTTGGCGTTAAACCCCAAATTTATTATTTGTGATGAGTCGGTTTCAGCTTTGGATGTGTCAGTACAGGCGCAGGTATTGAATTTATTGAAAGAATTGCAAGATGAGTTTCAACTCACTTATATTTTCATTTCCCACGATTTAAGCGTCGTGAAATTTATGAGCGATCGCATTTTAGTCATGAATCGTGGTCAAATTGTGGAACAAGGTACAGCCGAAAGCATCTACCGCGAACCTAAAGAAGAATATACACAAAAATTAATTGCTTCGATTCCCACAGGTAGTCCAGAACGGGTACGCTCTCGCCATATCCGCACAGCTTAAATATAGGTTACAGGCGATCGCTCAACTCATACCAATTCTCTATGAGGTTGCATCAAATAAATGATGTAGAGACGTTGCATGCAACGTCTCTACAGTACAGAATAAAGTGCATCTTGATCAAGAAACGGTATCAGCACTTCGAGTCTAGAACTTGGAATTTCGAGTTTGGAACTTGAAACTTCGAGTTTGGAACTTAAAACTTCGAGCTTGGAACTTGGAACTTCGAGCTTGGAACTTGGAACTTCGAGCTTGGAACTTGGAACTTCGAGCTTGGAACTTGGAACTTTGAGATCAGAACTGGAATGACCGAGATTTTTACTGCAATGATGGTGAAGGGAAGGCGATCGCTCTCATTATGATCACCATCTCTCCCATAATTACCAGCATCGGTGCTGTAATTATGTATTATTTTTCCCCAAGTTATACTTAACCTCAATCTCAAAATTACTTTCTGCCGAGCCTTCAGTTAAAAATGGGATGCCTGTTTTACCACCTAACTTGATGCCAAACTTAACTGTTACTTCCTCTGCTTCTGGTAAGTTCTTGAATGCACCAACAGCTAACTTGGCATAACCCCGAATCTTGTCTTGAAAGTCTTTAATATTTAGCGTAGGTAAACCATCACGATATCCTGGTTCTTCCTCTTCTATCTCTTCAGGAGCAGTCTTAGATTCTACATAGATTGTGTACTCTTGATCATCGTCCTTGACAATCAGACTTTGTACTTCTGACATTTAAGAGCCTCAGTTAGTTTTTTAGTTAATATTCTAGTAATATTACGGAAAAACATCTGCCAAGGAAATATGGCTCGATATGCTCTGGTAATTGGCATTGCCAAGTATGACAACTTCGATAACCTACCAAAAA carries:
- a CDS encoding CU044_2847 family protein codes for the protein MSEVQSLIVKDDDQEYTIYVESKTAPEEIEEEEPGYRDGLPTLNIKDFQDKIRGYAKLAVGAFKNLPEAEEVTVKFGIKLGGKTGIPFLTEGSAESNFEIEVKYNLGKNNT